The nucleotide sequence GGGGTACCAATGCGGCTGGTCGCCGGGCAGGATTGCATTGACTTGAGAGCGGCTCTTGTTGTCTATCATGATTTCGTCGTCTTTTGTCTATTACGAAAAGCGGCTCCCGACCCAACGAGGGCTAGTCGTATGATGGGTCGGGAGCCTTGCCGTCTACGGTGAGACACCGCACACGACTGGAGCAAATTGTTTAATGCTCAATTGGTCAATTATCAGTTGTGGATTTCACGTTCTTAGTGGTCATGATCGTGATCATGCGAAATCTTGCCTGTGTAGGATTTGCCTTCGATTTGCACGATGACCGCACCTTCGGCCTCGGCTTCGAGCCACTGGTCCATTTCGGCATTGGTCGAAGCGAATCGTGACGACTTGCCAGCTGCGTCTTCGCCTTGCGGGTCGGCGGGAAGCTCGAACGACTTCACTTTGCCATCATGCTTTAGGCTGACCGTTAGCTTTTCGGCTTCGATCGCGACCGGCTGCGTTGCCGAACCATCAAGGACATACATGGCGACCGCTCCGGTGCCGTGCATCATTTCGATGTGGAACGCTTCTTTGCCTAGTTCGACCAACTCGCCGCCGTGGGGTCCGTGCTCGGGATGCCCATCCATCTCAATCATCGGTGGCATTTCGTCTATCTCGACAGGGCCAGATGCTTCCGGAGCTTCGGAGACCTGCACGTCCTTCTTTGAACATCCGAGAAGAGTGAAGCAAGCGAGGGTCAGAGCGAATAGATGAATTTTCATTTTGGATACCGATGAGAGGATGGGGATGAGCGGATGAAAGTCAGGGAATGGAATGGGGGATAGAACGAAGTTCCCTATCCCCCATTCCCAATTCCGCGATTCTTAGTGAGCGTGTTTGGTCTCGAAGCCGAGCTTCTTTAACCATGCTTCCCACTGGTGAGCTTCTTCGTGGCTTTTCAACGCCATCTGCTGCCACTTTGGACAGCGGTAGTTGACGTCCATGTGTCCGCCGTGCGAGCCGACTTTGACTTCGCAGCGAAGTTTCTTCAGTGTGCCGACCAACTTGTCCGCCTTCTCGCCTTCGCTGTGTGTGGTCTTCCACTTCTCCAAGCGATACGACACCAGTTCTTTGGCAGCCGTGTTCGGCTCAGCGGCCTTCGCCAACATGCCACCCAACGAAATCGATGCGACCAAAGCCGCGACTGCAAACATCCGTAAATTCAACATTTCAAATCCTCCGTGGAAACCTTCTCAAACAGAAAACATCACTCCGGCAACGCACCGGAACAAACAACTAACTTGTGACCAATTCAGGTTCAGGACTGAGGTGTTCACTCCCCATGCCCGATTTCTCATCTCCTATGTCTCCCGCGTGATCGCGAACAATCTGCTGGCCCGCGCCGACACCGATCGTCCAAAACAACGCCGGTCGAACGAAGAACTCCGCCAACGTGCTGGTCAACAATCCGCCAACGATCACGGTGGCGATGGGATACAAAATCTCTTTGCCGGGTTCGCCCGCGGCGAGTGCGAGCGGAAGCAAACCGATGCCGGACGTCAGTGCCGTCATCAGCACTGGAGCCATCCGTTCTTGGCCCGCGCGACGCACCATCTCACCCGTCCACGATTCGCCTTCGTGTTCGACCAAGTGGATGTAGTGGTTCAGCAGCAGGATGCCGTTGCGACTGGCAATGCCGCACAACGAGATGAAACCGACCATCGCTGCGACCGTTAGGTTTTGATCCGTGATGACGAGTGCCGCGACCGCTCCGATGAACGCCGTCGGCAACGCAACCAACACCTGCATCGAGAAGTTGACGTTGCCAAACAACGTGTAAAGCACCAAGAACATGCCTAGCAACGCGACGCCCGAAAGAATCATCAATCGACGCGTTGCCGATTGCTGGCTTTCAAATTGGCCGCCGTATTCGATGAAGTAACCCGGCTCCAATTCCAAATCTGCCAGTCGCGTTTTGATTTCGCTGACAACGTCCACGACGCCTCGCTCGGAAACGTTGGCTTGCAACACGATTCGACGCCGTACCTGTTCGCGCTTGATCATGTTCGGCCCGCCGCTCTCGTAGATGTTCGCCACCGCCTCAAGCGGCAACGTGCCTCCATCGGGAAGTGGGACGGCAAGACGCTTGAGTTTGGTGACGTCCTCGCGGTACGGTTCATCCATTCGTAACATCAGATCAAACGTGCGTTGGCCGAGCAGCACTTGGCTAATGACCTGCCCGTTCATCGCGGTCTCGACCAGTTCCATGACGTTGGCCGGTCGCAGCCCGTTTTGCGTTAGAGCCTTGCGATTCAGCTCGATGCGAAGCTGTGGAATGTTGGTCTGTTGTTCGATCATCACGTCGGCCAAGCCCGGCACGTCCGCGATGCGTCTCTTCATCTCCTCAGCCTTGTTCCGCAACACGTCTAGATCGTCGCCGAAGAGCTTGATGCCGATTTGCGCCTTGACACCCGAGATCATGTGACTGATCAGGTGCGCCAGCGGTTGCTCGGTACTCGACACCACGCCCGGAATGTCCTCCATCGTTTCGCGAATCTGCTGGATCGTGCCTTCGCGATCTGCGTCGTCAGCGATCTCCAAGAACAACTCGGTGACGTTGACGCCTTCGGCATGTTCGTCAAGCTCCGCTCGGCCTGTTCGACGCGCGACCGACTTGACCGATTCGATCTTCATCAACTCCTCTTGCACGCTCTGCCCGATCTGGTTGCTCGTCGCCAGCGATGTGCCCGGTGCAAGCAACGCGTTGACCTGAACGGCTCCCTCGTTGAACGGCGGCAAGAAGTCACGTTCGAGTTGCGAAACCGCGAACAACGCGAACGTCACCATGACGGCCGCGACGCCCAACACGGGACCGGCGAATTTGGTACTGAAGTTAATCGCCAAACCGGCAATGCCTTTGAGTCCCTCCAGCAACCGGCCTTCTTCGGCTTCGGGACCACCCAGCAGTCTTTCGATCACTTGAATCAGAACCCAAACCACTGGCGTCAGGACGAGCGACCACCACAGTGGATTACCCGGCAGTTCAAACGGCAAGTGCAGAATGTGAATCGCTCGCGGGACGACCCAGTACATCGTTAACGCAGCGATGCCGAAAGCTAGAATCGGTACAACGATTTGCCAGACGCGCCGGCCGACCAACAGTAACGATGCCAGTACCGGCGTGACGGTCAGCGAAACGCCCAGCGACGCGATCAACGAGACAACGTACCCCATCGCCAACGGCACAAAGAGCTTGCCTTCCATGCCTTCGAGAGCGAACAGCGGGATGAACACCAGAACGACGATCGCCGTCCCGTAGACCACGCTGCTCCGTACCTCGATGCTGGCGTCGTAAACCACCGCAAGCGTCGGTCGTGGGGATTCGCAGTGGCGGTTTTCTTTCAAGCGGCGGAAGATATTTTCGACGTCAACGATCGCATCGTCGACCAGTTCCCCGATAGCAACCGCTAACCCGCCGAGCGTCATTGTGTTGATCGACAGACCAAAAGCAGCAAACACGCACGCGGTTGCGATGATCGACAGCGGAATTGCGGTGAGCGTGATGAACGTCGTGCGAAAGTTCAGCAAGAACAGAAACAAGATCACCAAGACCAGCACGCCGCCATCGGCAAGCGCTTCGACGACGTTGTCGATGGCTCGGTCGATGAATGATCGCTGCGAATAGACGTTGGCGATTCGGATGTCGTCCGGCAAGGACACCTTCAATTCTTCGAGCGCTTCGGCAATCGCTTGATCGACGGCGCGAGTGTCGCTGCCGGGTTGCTTGTTGATAGTGAGAACCACCGCCGGTCCGCCTTCGACTTTTCCATCGTCGCCGCGAAGATACGCGGACGAATCGCCACGCATGACTTGCGGGCCTTCAACAACTCTGGCGACGTCACCCAAAGTGATCGGGCGACCGTCCCGCAATGTGATCGCAATCTCCTTCAGGTCCGCTAGGCTGGTGATTCGCCCGAGTCCGCGAACCAGCAATTCGTTCGCGCCACGCTGATCTAGATAACCACCGGTCGCATTCAGGTTCGACTCACTGACGGCCGTGTGGACATCGTCCATCGTCAGTCCGAATTCACGCAGCAAGTCCGGATTCACCAGCACTTGGTACTGCATCCGGCCGCCGCCCATTGAAAAGACTTGTGACACGCCGGGAATCGTCAGCAATCTTTGACGGACGACCCAATCGGCCAGCGTGCGAACCTCCATTGGCTCGGCTTTTCCGCCTTCGCTCCACATGCCGTACATGAGAATCTGTCCCATGATTGACGAGATGGGTGCGAGTGTTGGTTTCACGCCGTCGGGCAATTGCTCAGCGGCAAGTTGCATACGTTCATTGACGACTTGTCGGTCGTTGTAGATGTCGGTGTCCCACTCGAACTCGACATAGATCACTGACAGACCGATGCCGCTGCTGCTGCGGACTGACTCAACGCCGCTGGCACCGTTGAACGTGGTCTCCAACGGAAACGTGATCAGCGTCTCGACTTCCTCTGGTGCCATCCCCGGCGCTTCTGTGATGACCACTACACGCGGCCGGTTCAAGTTTGGAAACACGTCGATCGGCAATTGCAAGGATTGCCACGCACCAACGCCCAGCATGATCGCGGCAACCGCGAGCACGATCAGTCGATTGTTCAGCGAGAAGTGAATGATTTTATCTAGCATCTTGATCCCTCAAAGATTTGGTTTGGCAAAGCGAACAACTCAGTGGTTGTGCCCTGCGTGGGGATCAATGGCTCCGCCCGCCTGGTTCTTCATCGCCATCTGCAATTGATGAGCACCGCTAACGGCGATCGTCTGACCGGGCCAAACTTGGCCGTCGTTCTTGATCGCGACGTTGACGCTGTCCGACGCAATGACTTCCACCGGAACACGATCAAAGTGATCTCCGTTCTCGACGAACAAGAATCGCTCGGGGCCTTCTTCGGCAACCGCGTCCTTGGGAACAACAATCGCGTCGGCGACTTGCGACTGTGGAAGCCGAACGGTTAGCCGTTGGCCGGGCTTGTATCGCCAACTGACGTAGCGTTTGTCGCCACGCTGTTCGCTGCGTTCGATCTCATTGGTCAGTCCGACATAGAACGGCAGCGACCGTGATTCAGTACCGACTTCGTTTCCGATGTAGACCACGTTCAATCCCGTGATCGTTTCGACTTCGTCGCCCGCACCGGTCATCGTGGCTTGCAATTCAGCACCCGAATCGGCAGCCTTTCGCAACAGACCTGCGTCACGCTGGTAGGCTTGGCCTTCGATTAGCAAGCGGCTGTAATTCGACAGCTGCGCGATCTGCTGACCGGCGCTAACAGATTCGCCGCGTCGAACACTCAGTTCTGTGACCAAGAACTCAGCGTCAATGTGATTGTGCGAAGGCAGCGACATCGGCGGTGGTTGTATTGCCGCTAATCTTGCACTCGGGTTGCCCGAGACTCGGTTGTTCGCTTCGCCCAGCGATTCGTGATGCAGTGAATTGTCTTCTTCGACCAAGGGGGCCGTCACGACGACTTCGCGGACCAACGTGCGAGTGCGTTCGATGCTTGCGATTTGGTCTTCACTCAAACCGTGCAGCAACATTGACTGCTTCGCCGCACGGATTTTCGCCTGCAATTTGTCGCGTTCGTACTCGCGGGTTATTCGCGTTTTCCCAGCGATCGCGCCCGAACGGGACGCCGAAGTCAGCCGCTGAATCTCCCGCTCCTCGACATCCAGTTGCCCGAGCTGCGAGAGGAAGTCTTCTTGCGTATTGACGAGGTCTTGGTGCGTCAGCCGAAGCGTGAACAACGGCTCGCCGCTCTTAATCATCTCGCCACGAGAGATATTGATCTTGTTAATGACGCCCGTCAGTGGCGACGTGATCGACACATGCGTTTCACCGGGCCAGCGCGTCACCATGCCGGGGACCTCGATGTAGCTCGTGTACGGTCCAACGGTGACGGCCTCAGTCTTCAACCGCAAGTTCGCACGAGCCTGCTGGCTCAATTCGATCGACTGACCCGCTTCGTGACCATCGTGATCATGTCCGGCATGGTCGTCGTCGCCGTGGTCATCGTGTTCACCTGGACCGTGATCGTGACCCGCGTGCGGATCAGACTCAACG is from Crateriforma conspicua and encodes:
- a CDS encoding efflux RND transporter periplasmic adaptor subunit, translating into MSTLRAWLVRLRGPVLTVLAMAIAIVVGAFAFTDYPQQFGLVATAIVESDPHAGHDHGPGEHDDHGDDDHAGHDHDGHEAGQSIELSQQARANLRLKTEAVTVGPYTSYIEVPGMVTRWPGETHVSITSPLTGVINKINISRGEMIKSGEPLFTLRLTHQDLVNTQEDFLSQLGQLDVEEREIQRLTSASRSGAIAGKTRITREYERDKLQAKIRAAKQSMLLHGLSEDQIASIERTRTLVREVVVTAPLVEEDNSLHHESLGEANNRVSGNPSARLAAIQPPPMSLPSHNHIDAEFLVTELSVRRGESVSAGQQIAQLSNYSRLLIEGQAYQRDAGLLRKAADSGAELQATMTGAGDEVETITGLNVVYIGNEVGTESRSLPFYVGLTNEIERSEQRGDKRYVSWRYKPGQRLTVRLPQSQVADAIVVPKDAVAEEGPERFLFVENGDHFDRVPVEVIASDSVNVAIKNDGQVWPGQTIAVSGAHQLQMAMKNQAGGAIDPHAGHNH
- a CDS encoding efflux RND transporter permease subunit; protein product: MLDKIIHFSLNNRLIVLAVAAIMLGVGAWQSLQLPIDVFPNLNRPRVVVITEAPGMAPEEVETLITFPLETTFNGASGVESVRSSSGIGLSVIYVEFEWDTDIYNDRQVVNERMQLAAEQLPDGVKPTLAPISSIMGQILMYGMWSEGGKAEPMEVRTLADWVVRQRLLTIPGVSQVFSMGGGRMQYQVLVNPDLLREFGLTMDDVHTAVSESNLNATGGYLDQRGANELLVRGLGRITSLADLKEIAITLRDGRPITLGDVARVVEGPQVMRGDSSAYLRGDDGKVEGGPAVVLTINKQPGSDTRAVDQAIAEALEELKVSLPDDIRIANVYSQRSFIDRAIDNVVEALADGGVLVLVILFLFLLNFRTTFITLTAIPLSIIATACVFAAFGLSINTMTLGGLAVAIGELVDDAIVDVENIFRRLKENRHCESPRPTLAVVYDASIEVRSSVVYGTAIVVLVFIPLFALEGMEGKLFVPLAMGYVVSLIASLGVSLTVTPVLASLLLVGRRVWQIVVPILAFGIAALTMYWVVPRAIHILHLPFELPGNPLWWSLVLTPVVWVLIQVIERLLGGPEAEEGRLLEGLKGIAGLAINFSTKFAGPVLGVAAVMVTFALFAVSQLERDFLPPFNEGAVQVNALLAPGTSLATSNQIGQSVQEELMKIESVKSVARRTGRAELDEHAEGVNVTELFLEIADDADREGTIQQIRETMEDIPGVVSSTEQPLAHLISHMISGVKAQIGIKLFGDDLDVLRNKAEEMKRRIADVPGLADVMIEQQTNIPQLRIELNRKALTQNGLRPANVMELVETAMNGQVISQVLLGQRTFDLMLRMDEPYREDVTKLKRLAVPLPDGGTLPLEAVANIYESGGPNMIKREQVRRRIVLQANVSERGVVDVVSEIKTRLADLELEPGYFIEYGGQFESQQSATRRLMILSGVALLGMFLVLYTLFGNVNFSMQVLVALPTAFIGAVAALVITDQNLTVAAMVGFISLCGIASRNGILLLNHYIHLVEHEGESWTGEMVRRAGQERMAPVLMTALTSGIGLLPLALAAGEPGKEILYPIATVIVGGLLTSTLAEFFVRPALFWTIGVGAGQQIVRDHAGDIGDEKSGMGSEHLSPEPELVTS